One stretch of Saccharopolyspora erythraea DNA includes these proteins:
- a CDS encoding U32 family peptidase → MRATREFLRSAGLPGGDPDAPATSRKRFPDGSQYRVEIPSVEGPDVLEAVLAEAAARRVVVHRVSQGSGGMLLTDGELRAMAVTAVDAAVELSLFARPVAAWDTSALSTAPGGGPVAAQARGTEQLVHALEDVRRTAEAGIRSVLITDLGVLSVASRMREAGELPAGMRFKISVQMGLANPASIRIAEDLGADSYNVPTDFTLPQLAAVRAATDLPLDVYVEAPDDMGGFVRHYEIAEIVRVAAPVYVKFGLRNAPNIYPSGLHLTPTAVALGRERVRRARIGLDLLHRYAPDAVASTLPAEGLAVPVR, encoded by the coding sequence GCGTTCGGCCGGCCTGCCCGGCGGCGATCCGGACGCACCCGCCACCAGCAGGAAGCGATTCCCCGACGGATCCCAGTACCGGGTCGAGATCCCGAGCGTGGAGGGTCCCGACGTGCTGGAGGCGGTGCTGGCCGAGGCCGCGGCGCGGCGGGTGGTGGTCCACCGCGTCTCGCAGGGCAGCGGCGGCATGCTGCTCACCGACGGCGAACTGCGCGCGATGGCGGTGACGGCCGTCGACGCCGCCGTGGAGCTGAGCCTGTTCGCCCGCCCGGTGGCGGCGTGGGACACCTCGGCGCTGTCGACGGCCCCGGGCGGCGGGCCGGTCGCCGCGCAGGCGCGCGGGACAGAGCAACTGGTGCACGCGCTGGAGGACGTGCGGCGCACCGCCGAGGCCGGCATCCGCAGCGTGCTGATCACCGATCTCGGGGTGCTCTCGGTCGCATCGAGGATGCGCGAGGCCGGTGAGCTGCCCGCCGGCATGCGGTTCAAGATCAGCGTCCAGATGGGACTGGCGAACCCGGCATCCATCCGCATCGCCGAGGACCTCGGCGCCGACTCCTACAACGTGCCGACCGACTTCACCCTCCCGCAGCTCGCGGCCGTCCGCGCCGCGACCGACCTGCCGCTGGACGTCTACGTCGAGGCGCCCGACGACATGGGCGGCTTCGTGCGGCACTACGAGATCGCCGAGATCGTGCGCGTCGCGGCGCCGGTGTACGTCAAGTTCGGACTCCGCAACGCGCCGAACATCTACCCGAGCGGCCTGCACCTGACGCCCACCGCGGTCGCGCTGGGGCGGGAGCGGGTACGCCGGGCACGCATCGGCCTGGACCTGTTGCACCGGTACGCACCGGACGCCGTGGCCTCGACGTTGCCCGCCGAAGGTCTGGCCGTCCCGGTGCGCTGA
- a CDS encoding MFS transporter: MASDLPRAATGAAVALRSPEGRWIIVATILGSGVAFLDGSVVNVALPAIGRDVGGDLSVLQWVLDAYLLTLSALLLLGGALGDRYGRRLVFNIGLVVFTLASLACGLAPTGGALIAARLVQGIGGALLIPGSLALINASIRQEDRGRAVGTWAGLTGVSSAIGPFVGGWLVDAVSWRWVFYINVPLAALALLVTTRRVPESRNPGMSGRPDLGGAAAVTAGLAGTIYALIEVPVRGWDGVTAAAAVVGVACLITFPVIESRMAEPLMPLSLFRSRQFAGANLVTFTVYSALSGALFLLSLQLQQTLDYDALQAGIATLPITIIMLLLSSRMGALAQRTGPRLPMTAGPLVCAAGLALMTLAVPGSTYLGGVLPGVGVFGLGLAITVAPLTSAVLGAVDEHHGGTASGVNNAVSRVAGLLAIAVLPLVAGLTHTGAGAPLGAGFGRAMLISAALCALGGVLAWLTIDRARRVENMPVPGLNHACQDPCTCAYRSGERRGSGPAVS; this comes from the coding sequence ATGGCATCCGACTTGCCGCGGGCGGCGACGGGGGCCGCGGTGGCGTTGCGCTCACCGGAGGGGCGCTGGATCATCGTGGCGACGATCCTGGGCTCGGGCGTGGCCTTCCTCGACGGTTCGGTGGTCAACGTCGCGCTGCCGGCCATCGGCCGCGACGTCGGCGGCGACCTCTCCGTCCTGCAGTGGGTGCTCGACGCCTACCTGCTCACGCTCAGCGCGCTGCTGCTGCTCGGCGGCGCGCTCGGCGACCGCTACGGGCGCAGGCTGGTGTTCAACATCGGACTGGTGGTCTTCACGCTGGCCTCGCTGGCCTGCGGGCTCGCCCCGACCGGCGGCGCGCTGATCGCCGCCCGCCTGGTGCAGGGAATCGGCGGGGCGCTGCTGATCCCCGGCAGCCTGGCGCTGATCAACGCCTCGATCCGCCAGGAGGACCGCGGCCGGGCGGTGGGCACGTGGGCCGGGCTGACCGGTGTCTCCTCGGCGATCGGCCCGTTCGTCGGGGGCTGGCTGGTGGACGCGGTGTCCTGGCGCTGGGTGTTCTACATCAACGTCCCGCTGGCGGCCCTGGCGCTGCTGGTGACCACGCGCCGGGTGCCGGAGAGCCGCAACCCCGGGATGTCGGGCAGGCCGGACCTCGGCGGCGCGGCGGCGGTGACGGCGGGCCTGGCGGGCACCATCTACGCGCTCATCGAGGTCCCGGTACGCGGCTGGGACGGCGTCACCGCGGCCGCGGCGGTCGTCGGAGTGGCTTGCCTCATAACCTTCCCGGTGATCGAGTCCCGCATGGCGGAGCCCCTGATGCCGCTGTCGCTGTTCCGCTCGCGGCAGTTCGCCGGGGCGAACCTGGTCACCTTCACCGTCTACTCGGCGCTCAGCGGTGCGCTGTTCCTGCTGTCGCTCCAGCTCCAGCAGACGCTGGACTACGACGCGCTGCAGGCCGGTATCGCGACCCTGCCGATCACCATCATCATGCTGCTGCTCTCCAGCCGGATGGGTGCGCTGGCGCAGCGCACCGGACCCCGGCTGCCGATGACCGCGGGTCCGCTCGTGTGCGCGGCGGGGCTGGCCCTGATGACGCTGGCGGTGCCGGGAAGCACCTATCTCGGCGGCGTGCTGCCCGGCGTCGGTGTGTTCGGGCTCGGGCTGGCGATCACGGTCGCGCCCCTGACCTCGGCGGTCCTCGGCGCGGTCGACGAACACCACGGCGGTACCGCGTCCGGCGTGAACAACGCGGTGTCCCGGGTCGCGGGCCTGCTCGCGATCGCGGTGCTGCCCCTGGTGGCCGGGCTCACGCACACCGGCGCGGGCGCTCCGCTGGGCGCGGGCTTCGGACGGGCCATGCTGATCTCGGCTGCCCTGTGCGCGCTGGGCGGTGTCCTGGCCTGGTTGACGATCGACCGCGCACGGCGCGTCGAGAACATGCCGGTGCCGGGGCTGAACCACGCGTGCCAGGACCCGTGCACCTGCGCCTACCGCTCCGGCGAGCGGCGCGGGAGCGGTCCCGCGGTCAGCTGA
- a CDS encoding NUDIX hydrolase, with product MTHSSTTRLRVAAYVIRRTGTGPQLLVFDQVGVPAAGTQIPAGGVEPGEALSDAVVREIAEETGLTDVTLVAELGAEDKPHPETGQPRHTTYFHVHVPSCGRSSWIHRVRAAGQDNGLRFACRFTALPLSAHLADHQDVFLDRIAPAWATTTHRSR from the coding sequence TTGACGCACTCGAGCACGACTCGCCTTCGCGTCGCCGCCTACGTCATCCGACGCACCGGAACCGGCCCTCAGCTCCTCGTCTTCGACCAGGTCGGCGTCCCCGCGGCCGGTACCCAGATACCCGCTGGTGGCGTCGAACCGGGTGAAGCCCTGTCCGACGCGGTGGTCCGCGAGATCGCCGAGGAGACCGGCCTGACCGACGTCACCCTCGTCGCTGAACTCGGCGCGGAAGACAAGCCCCATCCCGAAACCGGGCAGCCCCGTCATACCACCTACTTCCACGTGCACGTGCCGTCCTGCGGCCGGAGCAGCTGGATTCACCGCGTCCGTGCGGCCGGCCAGGACAACGGCCTGCGGTTCGCCTGCCGGTTCACGGCCCTGCCGCTGTCGGCGCACCTGGCCGACCACCAGGACGTCTTCCTCGACCGCATCGCCCCCGCATGGGCCACGACCACACACCGCAGCCGGTGA
- a CDS encoding 3'(2'),5'-bisphosphate nucleotidase CysQ — protein sequence MTDNDHVLAARLAEAAGRHLVDLRGRGDPADPKALGEEGDRGAHELLLAELTEQRPADTVLSEHGTAGPPRRPDGRTWIVDPLDGTREFGEGDRQDWAVHVALAQGPGLVAGAVALPARDVVLSTADPPRHFDSGGERPRIAVSRTRPPVFVEALAEALGAVTVPLGSAGAKIAAVVLGDVDAYVHAGGQYEWDSAAPVAVARAAGMHTSRLDGSELVYNRPDPWLPDLVVCRPALAERLLAELSRLERAGEA from the coding sequence TTGACCGACAACGACCACGTGCTGGCGGCGCGGCTGGCCGAGGCGGCGGGCCGCCACCTCGTCGACCTGCGCGGGCGCGGCGACCCGGCCGACCCGAAGGCGCTGGGCGAGGAGGGGGACCGGGGAGCCCACGAACTGCTCCTGGCGGAGCTGACCGAGCAGCGCCCCGCCGACACGGTCCTTTCCGAGCACGGCACCGCAGGCCCGCCGCGGCGGCCGGACGGCCGCACCTGGATCGTCGATCCCCTCGACGGCACCAGGGAGTTCGGCGAAGGGGACCGGCAGGACTGGGCGGTGCACGTCGCGCTGGCGCAGGGCCCCGGGCTGGTCGCCGGGGCGGTGGCCCTGCCCGCCCGGGACGTGGTGCTGAGCACCGCCGACCCGCCGCGGCATTTCGACTCCGGCGGCGAGCGGCCCCGCATCGCGGTGAGCCGGACCCGCCCGCCCGTGTTCGTCGAGGCGCTGGCCGAGGCCCTCGGCGCGGTGACGGTGCCGCTGGGGTCGGCCGGGGCGAAGATCGCCGCGGTCGTGCTCGGCGATGTCGACGCCTACGTCCACGCGGGCGGCCAGTACGAGTGGGACAGCGCCGCACCGGTCGCGGTGGCCAGGGCCGCCGGGATGCACACCTCGAGGCTGGACGGCTCGGAGCTGGTCTACAACCGGCCCGACCCGTGGCTGCCGGACCTGGTGGTGTGCCGTCCCGCGCTGGCGGAGCGGCTGCTGGCCGAACTGTCGAGGCTGGAGCGGGCGGGGGAGGCGTGA
- a CDS encoding cytochrome P450: MTATEVPDVFDPRRYASGIPHADFAWLRANAPVSWQPEHAIGDWPAGPGFWAVTGYDDVVRVLRSPGEFSSWLGATQIRDPAPADLPFIRRMMLNLDPPEHGKLRRIVSRAFTPRRVDRFRAEVAARARRLVDAVAERGECDVPPDLTDDFPLLNLADLMGVPEADRRMLLEWTNRIIGYQDPEHSEVVRDADGRPLNPRSPAMLADMFGYARELAAHKRRHPADDLMTALATAEVDGRRLSGTELEMFFFLLSVAGNDTVRSALPGGLRAFAEHPGQHRLLLESPELLERAIEETLRYHPPVLSFRRTATTGVELAGQAIPAGAKVVVFHCSANFDPARFDDPLRFDIRRDPNEQLSFGTGPHVCLGAHFARLQLRAFYSEALWRLRDLHVTGPVRHLVSNFINGIKHLPVGFTAVRPR, from the coding sequence GTGACCGCGACCGAGGTCCCCGACGTCTTCGACCCGCGCCGGTACGCCTCGGGCATCCCGCACGCCGACTTCGCCTGGTTGCGCGCGAACGCGCCGGTGAGCTGGCAACCCGAGCACGCGATCGGCGACTGGCCCGCGGGACCGGGGTTCTGGGCGGTGACCGGATACGACGACGTGGTCCGGGTGCTGCGTTCGCCCGGCGAGTTCTCGTCGTGGCTCGGTGCCACCCAGATCCGCGACCCCGCGCCCGCGGACCTGCCGTTCATCCGGCGGATGATGCTCAACCTCGACCCGCCCGAACACGGCAAGCTGCGCCGCATCGTCAGCCGGGCGTTCACACCCCGCCGCGTCGACCGGTTCCGGGCGGAGGTGGCGGCAAGGGCACGGCGGCTGGTCGACGCGGTGGCAGAGCGCGGGGAGTGCGACGTGCCGCCGGATCTCACCGACGACTTCCCGCTGCTGAACCTCGCCGACCTGATGGGCGTGCCGGAGGCGGACCGGCGGATGCTGCTGGAGTGGACCAACCGGATCATCGGATACCAGGACCCGGAGCATTCCGAGGTGGTCCGCGACGCCGACGGGCGCCCGCTGAACCCGCGCTCGCCCGCGATGCTCGCCGACATGTTCGGCTACGCCCGGGAACTCGCCGCGCACAAGCGCCGCCACCCCGCCGACGACCTGATGACCGCGCTGGCCACCGCCGAGGTCGACGGCAGGCGCCTGTCCGGAACCGAGCTCGAGATGTTCTTCTTCCTGCTGTCGGTCGCGGGCAACGACACCGTTCGCAGCGCCCTGCCCGGCGGCCTGCGCGCGTTCGCCGAACACCCCGGCCAGCACCGGCTGCTGCTGGAATCACCGGAGCTGCTCGAACGGGCCATCGAGGAGACGCTGCGCTACCACCCGCCGGTGCTCAGCTTCCGCCGGACCGCCACCACCGGCGTCGAGCTGGCCGGGCAGGCGATCCCGGCGGGCGCCAAGGTCGTGGTGTTCCACTGCTCGGCGAACTTCGACCCGGCGCGCTTCGACGACCCGCTGCGCTTCGACATCCGCCGCGACCCGAACGAACAGCTCTCGTTCGGCACCGGACCGCACGTGTGCCTCGGCGCCCACTTCGCACGGCTGCAACTGCGGGCGTTCTACTCCGAGGCCCTGTGGCGGTTGCGCGACCTGCACGTGACCGGGCCGGTGCGGCACCTGGTGTCGAACTTCATCAACGGCATCAAGCATCTGCCGGTGGGTTTCACCGCGGTCCGCCCGCGCTGA
- a CDS encoding alpha/beta fold hydrolase — translation MAAHVLPHDRVGNGDHAVLVVHGWFGDRTSFAPVRAHLNRSAHSYVFVDLRGYGEAVDVAGENTVGEAADDLLATADSLGLERFSLVGHSMGGMIAQHVLLKAPDRVRRLVGISPVPASGVPFDEQTWELFAGAAERPQNRRAIIDSTSGNRLPDTWLDAMTRRSVEHTDTRAFRRILDSWSGTDIHQEVEGNPTPVLVCAGAHDKSLTPEVMKATWLQWYPNAELEVYADAGHYAPDEVPLALVARIEAFLAS, via the coding sequence ATGGCAGCGCACGTCCTCCCCCACGACCGCGTCGGAAACGGCGACCATGCGGTGCTGGTCGTGCACGGCTGGTTCGGTGACCGGACCAGCTTCGCCCCGGTGCGGGCCCACCTCAACCGGTCGGCGCACTCCTACGTCTTCGTCGACCTGCGCGGCTACGGCGAAGCCGTCGACGTCGCGGGCGAGAACACCGTCGGCGAGGCCGCGGACGACCTGCTGGCCACGGCGGACTCGCTGGGGCTGGAGCGGTTCTCGCTCGTCGGGCACTCGATGGGCGGCATGATCGCCCAGCACGTCCTGCTGAAGGCCCCCGATCGGGTGCGCAGGCTGGTCGGCATCTCGCCGGTTCCCGCCTCCGGCGTTCCGTTCGACGAGCAGACCTGGGAGCTGTTCGCCGGTGCGGCCGAGCGCCCGCAGAACCGCAGGGCGATCATCGACAGCACCTCCGGCAACCGGCTTCCGGACACCTGGCTGGACGCGATGACCCGCCGCTCGGTCGAGCACACCGACACCCGCGCGTTCCGGCGGATCCTGGACTCCTGGTCGGGAACCGACATCCACCAGGAGGTCGAGGGCAACCCGACACCGGTCCTGGTGTGCGCCGGAGCGCACGACAAGTCGCTGACGCCCGAGGTGATGAAGGCGACCTGGCTGCAGTGGTACCCCAACGCCGAGCTGGAGGTCTACGCCGACGCGGGCCACTACGCGCCCGACGAGGTGCCGCTGGCCCTGGTCGCCCGCATCGAGGCGTTCCTGGCGTCGTGA
- the cysD gene encoding sulfate adenylyltransferase subunit CysD, with amino-acid sequence MPEADRLAVLEAEAVHVLREVAAELDRPALLFSGGKDSAVLLRLAEKAFRPAPIPFPVLHVDTGHNFDEVIEFRDRRVGELGVRLVVGSVQDSIDAGRVAEPAGRWPSRNRAQTVTLLDTIAEHGFDALFGGARRDEERARAKERVLSFRDAFGQWDPRNQRPELWNLYNGRVRPGEHVRAFPLSNWTERDVWAYVERDGIELPSLYFAHMRKVFERDGMLLADSRFVDRSPEEALVERSVRFRTVGDMTCTGAVPSRAGTVAEVIAEIAATPVTERGQTRADDRAGAAAMEDRKREGYF; translated from the coding sequence ATGCCGGAAGCGGACAGGCTGGCGGTGCTGGAGGCCGAGGCGGTGCACGTCCTGCGGGAGGTCGCCGCGGAGCTCGACCGCCCGGCGCTGCTGTTCTCCGGGGGCAAGGACTCCGCGGTGCTGCTCCGGCTGGCAGAGAAGGCGTTCCGGCCCGCGCCGATCCCGTTCCCGGTGCTGCACGTCGACACCGGGCACAACTTCGACGAGGTGATCGAGTTCCGCGACCGGCGGGTCGGCGAGCTCGGGGTGCGGCTGGTGGTCGGCTCGGTGCAGGACTCGATCGACGCGGGCCGGGTCGCCGAACCCGCCGGGCGGTGGCCGAGCCGCAACCGAGCGCAGACGGTCACCCTGCTCGACACGATCGCCGAGCACGGCTTCGACGCGTTGTTCGGCGGTGCCCGCCGCGACGAGGAACGGGCGCGGGCCAAGGAACGGGTGCTGTCCTTCCGCGACGCCTTCGGGCAGTGGGACCCGCGCAACCAGCGCCCGGAGCTGTGGAACCTCTACAACGGGCGGGTGCGTCCGGGCGAACACGTCCGGGCGTTTCCGCTGTCGAACTGGACCGAACGCGACGTGTGGGCCTACGTCGAGCGCGACGGGATCGAGCTGCCGTCGCTGTACTTCGCCCACATGCGCAAGGTCTTCGAACGCGACGGGATGCTGCTGGCCGACAGCCGGTTCGTCGACCGGTCACCCGAGGAGGCGCTGGTGGAGCGTTCGGTGCGCTTCCGCACTGTCGGGGACATGACCTGCACCGGGGCGGTGCCGTCGCGGGCGGGCACCGTCGCCGAGGTCATCGCCGAGATCGCCGCGACCCCGGTGACCGAGCGCGGCCAGACCCGCGCCGACGACCGCGCGGGCGCCGCGGCCATGGAGGACCGCAAGCGGGAGGGCTACTTCTGA
- the cysC gene encoding adenylyl-sulfate kinase, with product MSANATESDCPVWVPDPAELSDVELLLDGAFPCLRGFLDAGAAESVRTAGELPDGTRWPVPIVLEVPDDLARHERVELRDEEGAPVAVVDNVSPWWDERAAYLAGPVRAASAERGRTLRTLRPPAPVVRAGLPPGPVLGLVPRHPLDRRRLAQIRHVCGELGATVLLLPRLTGPRPQALVRATFAAMAELPEGTTVVPVPLRSHGDGKRDELLAAHVAAAYGATHLLSEDVVEHAPIRVVEPPEMARDEADRWRPAADVPAARRRPGLGEDELSERLAAGDELPGWFASEPVAREWSRLSPPLHRRGFTVFFTGLSGAGKSTLARELRDELTRCDAREVTLLDGDVVRRSLCAGLGFSAEDRSRNVRRIGWVAAEVTRHGGVAICAPIAPYDADRAEVRARVGEVGEFLLVHVATPLTECERRDRKGLYARARSGDLPEFTGVSAPYESPEDADLVLDTSRLPVRDCVGQVLALLRQRGWVRPWT from the coding sequence GTGAGCGCGAACGCGACGGAGTCCGACTGTCCGGTGTGGGTGCCCGATCCCGCCGAACTGTCCGATGTGGAGCTTCTGCTCGATGGCGCTTTCCCTTGCCTGCGCGGGTTTCTGGATGCCGGAGCGGCGGAGTCGGTGCGCACTGCGGGCGAGCTGCCCGACGGCACCCGGTGGCCGGTGCCGATCGTGCTGGAAGTCCCCGACGACCTCGCGCGCCACGAACGGGTCGAGCTGCGCGACGAAGAGGGCGCTCCGGTCGCCGTCGTCGACAACGTGTCGCCGTGGTGGGACGAAAGGGCGGCCTACCTGGCGGGTCCGGTGCGGGCGGCGAGCGCCGAAAGGGGCCGGACGCTGCGCACGCTGCGGCCACCGGCCCCGGTCGTCCGCGCGGGCCTGCCCCCGGGGCCGGTGCTGGGGCTGGTGCCGCGGCACCCGCTGGACCGCAGGCGCCTGGCGCAGATCCGGCACGTGTGCGGGGAGCTCGGTGCGACGGTCCTGCTCCTGCCGCGGCTCACCGGCCCGAGACCGCAGGCGCTGGTGCGGGCCACCTTCGCGGCGATGGCCGAACTGCCCGAAGGCACCACGGTCGTGCCGGTCCCGTTGCGTTCCCACGGCGACGGTAAGCGGGACGAACTGCTGGCTGCCCACGTCGCCGCCGCCTACGGCGCGACGCACCTGCTGAGCGAGGACGTTGTGGAACACGCGCCCATCCGGGTGGTGGAACCGCCGGAGATGGCCCGGGACGAAGCGGACCGCTGGCGCCCGGCCGCGGACGTGCCCGCGGCCCGGCGGCGTCCCGGGCTCGGCGAGGACGAGCTGAGCGAGCGGCTGGCGGCCGGGGACGAGTTGCCGGGCTGGTTCGCCTCCGAGCCGGTCGCGCGCGAATGGTCCCGGTTGTCCCCGCCGCTGCACCGGCGCGGCTTCACCGTCTTCTTCACCGGGCTGTCCGGGGCGGGCAAGTCGACGCTGGCCAGGGAGCTGCGCGACGAGCTCACCCGATGCGACGCCCGCGAGGTCACGCTGCTCGACGGCGACGTGGTGCGCCGGTCGCTGTGCGCGGGGCTCGGGTTCTCCGCCGAGGACCGCAGCCGCAACGTGCGCCGCATCGGGTGGGTGGCGGCCGAGGTCACCCGGCACGGCGGCGTGGCCATCTGCGCGCCCATCGCGCCCTACGACGCCGACCGGGCCGAGGTGCGTGCCCGCGTCGGAGAGGTCGGGGAGTTCCTGCTGGTGCATGTCGCGACACCGCTGACGGAGTGCGAGCGGCGCGACCGCAAGGGCCTCTACGCGCGGGCGCGCAGCGGGGACCTCCCCGAGTTCACCGGGGTCTCCGCGCCGTACGAGTCGCCGGAGGACGCCGACCTGGTGCTCGACACCTCGCGCCTGCCGGTGCGGGACTGCGTCGGGCAGGTGCTCGCGCTGCTGCGGCAGCGGGGCTGGGTGCGACCGTGGACCTAG
- a CDS encoding sulfate adenylyltransferase subunit 1: MSTTTATSLPASGLLRFATAGAVDDGKSTLIGRLLHDSRSLLADQLDAVRQASLERGDEHLDLAMLTDGLRAEREQGITIDVAHRYFETARRAFIIADTPGHAQYTRNMVTGASTADLAIVLADARHGLTEQSHRHAVLAGLLRVRHVVLAVNKMDLAGYDRSVFERIAEDFGDRAERIGLGAVTAIPIAALHGDNVVDPSPAMPWYEGPTLLEHLETVATRTADDGPLRLPVQYVIRAVGGYTGCAGQLAAGVAMEGQEMLHLPSGTRTRIAALDSPDGPVRHAAAPLSVTVRLADDVEVHRGDLLCAVESPPVASDRLDATVCWMSAGRAMKPGSRLLLKHTTKTVRATVTDLHHRLDVTTLRREPADELALNDIGGAGLRLDEPVHCDPYAHNRFTGGGVLIDESTNATVAAVMIDRATTVDEGAPRAAR; encoded by the coding sequence ATGAGCACGACCACCGCGACCTCGCTGCCGGCCTCCGGGCTGCTGCGCTTCGCCACGGCCGGGGCCGTCGACGACGGCAAGAGCACGCTGATCGGCAGGCTGCTGCACGACTCGCGCTCGCTGCTGGCCGACCAGCTCGACGCGGTGCGGCAGGCGAGCCTGGAACGCGGCGACGAGCACCTCGACCTGGCGATGCTCACCGACGGGCTGCGCGCCGAGCGGGAGCAGGGCATCACGATCGACGTGGCGCATCGCTACTTCGAGACAGCGCGGCGCGCGTTCATCATCGCCGACACGCCGGGACACGCGCAGTACACCCGCAACATGGTGACCGGAGCGTCCACGGCGGACCTGGCGATCGTGCTCGCCGACGCCCGCCACGGGCTGACCGAGCAGAGCCACCGGCACGCGGTGCTGGCCGGTCTCCTGCGGGTGCGCCACGTGGTGCTGGCGGTGAACAAGATGGACCTGGCCGGCTACGACCGGTCGGTGTTCGAGCGGATCGCCGAGGACTTCGGCGACCGGGCCGAGCGCATCGGACTCGGCGCGGTCACCGCGATCCCGATCGCGGCGTTGCACGGGGACAACGTCGTGGACCCCTCGCCCGCCATGCCCTGGTACGAGGGGCCCACGCTGCTGGAACACCTTGAAACCGTGGCCACGAGGACAGCCGACGACGGTCCGTTGCGGCTGCCCGTGCAGTACGTGATCCGAGCGGTCGGCGGCTACACCGGCTGCGCCGGGCAACTGGCCGCCGGGGTGGCGATGGAGGGCCAGGAGATGTTGCACCTTCCGTCCGGGACGCGCACGCGGATCGCGGCGCTCGATTCGCCCGACGGCCCGGTTCGGCATGCGGCCGCGCCGCTGTCGGTGACCGTGCGCCTCGCCGACGACGTCGAGGTGCACCGGGGCGACCTGCTCTGCGCCGTCGAATCCCCGCCCGTGGCGTCGGACCGCCTGGACGCGACGGTCTGCTGGATGTCGGCCGGACGGGCCATGAAGCCCGGCTCGCGGCTGCTGCTGAAGCACACGACCAAGACCGTCCGGGCGACCGTCACCGACCTGCACCACCGCCTGGACGTCACGACGTTGCGCCGCGAACCCGCCGACGAGCTGGCGCTCAACGACATCGGAGGCGCCGGCCTCCGGCTCGACGAGCCGGTGCACTGCGATCCGTACGCCCACAACCGGTTCACCGGTGGCGGAGTGCTCATCGACGAGTCCACCAACGCGACGGTGGCGGCGGTCATGATCGACCGCGCGACCACAGTGGACGAAGGTGCGCCACGAGCGGCTCGGTGA
- a CDS encoding sulfite exporter TauE/SafE family protein produces MTATGLLTGVLVGLTGMGGGALAMPLLTLVFGVPPLAAVSTDLVASAVTKPIGAAVHLRRRTVDLRLVGLLCLGSLPCAAIGSVLAGTLGERTQDVLRIVAGAAVVVAAGTLFVRMYLDRMRPPHPWEHPRARPVATVALGAVAGLVVGTTSVGSGSIVIVCLLLLQRRLTSARLVGTDLVQAVPLVLVAAGGHLLVGDVDPGLVASLLAGSVPGVLAGAVLSARTPDVPIRVALGTMLILTGLVLLGVPVAVAVVPAVAAAGAAAAVLRAGQPTPARVGDEGGRS; encoded by the coding sequence GTGACGGCCACCGGCCTGCTCACCGGGGTGCTCGTGGGCCTGACCGGGATGGGCGGCGGCGCGCTGGCGATGCCACTGCTGACGCTGGTGTTCGGCGTCCCTCCGCTGGCGGCGGTGTCCACCGACCTGGTCGCCAGTGCCGTCACCAAGCCCATCGGCGCCGCGGTGCACCTGCGCAGGCGGACGGTGGACCTGCGACTGGTGGGACTGCTCTGCCTCGGCTCGCTGCCGTGCGCGGCGATCGGCTCGGTGCTGGCCGGAACGCTGGGCGAGCGGACCCAGGACGTGCTCAGGATCGTGGCGGGCGCGGCCGTCGTGGTCGCGGCCGGGACGCTGTTCGTCCGCATGTACCTGGACCGGATGCGTCCGCCGCACCCCTGGGAGCACCCGCGCGCCCGGCCGGTGGCCACCGTCGCGCTCGGCGCGGTGGCCGGACTGGTCGTGGGCACGACCTCGGTCGGCTCCGGCTCGATCGTGATCGTCTGCCTGCTGCTGCTCCAGCGGCGCCTGACCTCCGCCCGGCTGGTCGGCACCGACCTGGTGCAGGCCGTGCCGCTGGTGCTGGTCGCGGCGGGCGGGCACCTGCTGGTCGGCGACGTCGACCCGGGCCTGGTCGCCTCGCTGCTGGCAGGGTCGGTGCCGGGGGTGCTGGCCGGCGCGGTGCTCTCGGCCCGGACGCCGGACGTCCCGATCAGGGTGGCGCTGGGCACGATGCTGATCCTGACCGGACTCGTGCTGCTCGGGGTGCCGGTGGCCGTCGCGGTGGTGCCCGCCGTGGCCGCCGCCGGTGCCGCGGCCGCGGTGCTGCGGGCCGGCCAACCCACCCCGGCGCGGGTGGGAGACGAAGGAGGACGAAGTTGA